Within Vespa velutina chromosome 8, iVesVel2.1, whole genome shotgun sequence, the genomic segment tagtatatttttgtttttatcctgAAATCACCAAGCTTGATATAATGCAAAAATTACATTGAgcattttataatcatattgtGCCCATGAATTAAGGTgctatttgaaatttttataacattcttAGGATGGGAAtcatttttaagatatttctaatctacaatcaaatattttttaaatctgaaacatcatttttattttcgattatggCAGATAagcttaaaaataaatgtagtgTTTTCAAAaacttatattataattgcctttaaatgtttttaaatgTAACATTTATAAGTAAAAATTGCTTTTCATTTACATGTACCTTAAATATGATCATGTAATACTCACGAAAAATCATGTAAAAAAAGCAATAGagtatttttatacttatatcaGATATCTATCAAATCATGTAATtgtcatattttataatgaaatatgtacatagatagtGCACATCCTTATTACCTTGTATGTTACATTGatctattaaataatcttttcacTTGATTAGATCTTCCGTTAAATCTAAAACattgttacttttatttctttttttttgctttaaatAAACTGtgaagaataaatttattttttatctcaattgaaaattgtttcaaaaaaatgcatctattaaacattaaatatagaCTTAATtcttaatcgattttaatgaacaaagtcttattttaaaaacaaaggTTTAATCTAAGacattttttttgaatttttgaaaaaactattttctttgaaaaaaatcgtattaaaaaatggTATTCTTcaagaataatttatgcaCTAATAGAAAGTTTTTTCCAAAATTCGAAGAAGATATATCCTAAATGAAACCTTCGTCTTTAATGAGATTTTGTCCATTAAAATTGGTAAAGAATTACGCCTATTCTCATTGTTGGCGTAAATActattttcgacatttttcgcgtaaaaaagttttatactGTGGCGCCCCTCGAAATTTGcggcgaaagaaaagaagctcCTATCCCCACTACTGATTTCCACATACACTTAAATGGGGTATGTTTATTTCGTGAAGCAGCAATTACTTGCTAGTTTGAATACGTAAATAGCTGCTGCTTAGATTTTTTGAATCATtccaaacaaaagaaatacgtTTTACGATACTTGCACAGAGAATCTACGGTAACTTGGTCATTTTTTGGACAGATGATTctatgacaaaaataaaaaaatttgtgtcCAATGTcacaaaaattgttatattaaagaatataatcataaacatactttttcttaatttttacgattatcgAATTGGTTTTCATTTGTACTGCGAACATCGAAACTCTCTCATTTTAAacgtgaaaatttataaattaatacctttgataatttttcaattatttaaacgatcttCAATGTAAATGTagtacaataaactaatatttaaacaatagtatatttatttaattattaaaaaaacggAAATGCGCGAGGAACTTGAAAtagtttcaatttaaaattccaatacttaaaaattttcatctcaGGATTGTTGGCCATATgcaatatcgatatattcggatttattattgattttaacgaATACTGGATCAGTTCTTTTGATGTCAATACATCGAAGATCTCTATGAATGTCTTTGCTGCAAGtatcaatgaatattttaaatatatttttatatcacacatttttttcaataatttatacaatttcttattaatttatacagtttcttattaatttatacagtGTTACTACTTATTTTGttcgtatttttttgtttcagaaTTTCATTGCAATTGCGCACGTagcgttttctttatttactcttattaattcTAAGTCTCAAGTGGGACCCATAGTTAGGGCCTAGAAATTCAGGAAGCACGAATGGTCGTGCTTAATAATCCATTATGTCTGAAACTGATGGTATCAGACGATGAAGCTATCCGTAAGCGGAGTTTCATACTTTTTCTGTTAATTAAGAAGCTTGAAGCTCCCAAAATGGAAAAGTATCGCGAAACGTGGAGTTTAGAATAGAGTCAACAGCGTCAATTCATATGCAGCAACTTCCTCGTAATGAAAATTAGATCGGTATTACTAGCGAAGTCTGTAAATCATATAATGCAAGTACTACCAAACAAATGGTTgcatatttcaatgtattttcaaaatctttttgATCTAATTCtgattatgtattaatattttatattgccAATAATTCTTCTAcaggtaaataaataagatatagtTAGGTtcaaagataatttctttaaatttgcaaatttatatactaattgTCGTatgtgttaattatatttattattcttttattcttttatcgtgAAACAAATGCATACAGACATCGTATTTAACACGGATCACAGCATgacgtacttatatatatctttttttgatgattttatcatcaaattgttatattattatatacgcgTGAAGGGGATTAAACGAGCATATACACTGATACGATAAACACATGGTGAAGCAATGTTGTCCGCTTGTCTCATAGTTCATGTTTTGTACGTACCTGTCGCTGAAGTCATATACGCTTCGAACAAGAAATAGTGAAGAACCTTAATGGCTGAATTCAAAATATTCTACATATTTTTCGTATGATAAAGGTTAGAACGGAGAAGATCGTATACATcctattattgttaaatgtatttaaaaataaaatatataattaaataaaaatattttataatgaatgtaTTCAGAATAGTATCATATGTATCTCATAGAGCATATAGTAGAAAAAATGTTGGTATTCGAAgtaaattaaagatattagaaGCTGCTAGATCAGAAGTTAACCTCGAAGAATTGGATTTTCATGATTTAGATGAATTTGAAGCAGAGTTCATGAATGCTGATaagtttcataaaaattatgagCGGTAAATTATCTCATAGATATTCTAagttatattgaattattatacgtTTAGAATTGCTCCAGgatcgaatattatatatccatttGTATCATAtagtaatatctatataatttttagggaagtgataaaaaatagaatcaaACTCAAGAATCAAATTGTtgcaacaaaatattttaaaaaagacaAGGATCCTAACTTTCTTACGTCTGTTGAAAAAGATCAAATATTGAAACTGCATCAAAGTAATCCAGAAGAATGGACTGTAGAAATGTTAAGTAAAAGTTTTCCAGCTTTACcaaatactattaaaaaaattttaaagtcaaATTGGTCTTACAAATCAGTAGAACGAATTTTGCAATATGATGCtactgttattaataattggaaACTATTTAAAACAGGAAAATTATCTGTGAGTCCTGTTTTGCGAGAACATTTAGCAAAAtttaaagatagaaatattgtTTTACCTAACAGACATCTCTTAGCAGAAAAGTTAATACCACCAAAATCTGAACTTCCAAAACCAAAAAGtactttttttacaaatattgttCAAAGTTATTTAGATCAGAATAGAAGTGATCaatgcaataataaaatattacaaaataatacagAAGCAATTACAGATacaaatcttttaaataatactgttaataataatattatttcaaaaaatatgcTTGACAAAGGAAATCCTATGAAACAGAAAATATtgcataaagataatatagcATTAATTGGATACAATTCAGTctcatctaaaaaaaaaattactttcgaTGAATTTGCAAAGAAGgaacttaaaaaaatttatgcaaAATGTCCAGAAGAAGGCATTACATTACTAAATGCTTATAAAAATCAGTTTAAAAAACTTGACAATACATTTTctgatattaatgatgatattGTACAATCAGAacatataaaaacattaaaagaaaaagaagtagaagaaaaaaaagaattgattttttcAACATCAATCCAAGAAGAAAAACTaacttctttaaaaaaaagtgaacCACCTCAACTTGTTCCTACAGACAAAAAAGATTCCAAGTTAGACACTTATGTGAAGGCatggaacaaaaaaataaaagaacatgaAGTATATTCACGACCAATACAAATACCACAAAATATATACCAAAAAGGCAAAACTTACAGAATTTCTGATTgttattatgatgatgatggagAGTTTTTGTATAGAGTACCAGGTGTcagaaattaatgataatacaaatagataaatacggcgcgtgcatgtgtgtgtgtgtgtgtgtgtgtgtgtgtgtgtgtgtgtgtgtgtgtgcgtatgtgcgtgtgtatatatatatatatatgcatagtaCATAAtgtgtattaataaatacttgtatatttatgtaagaagatacaaatatacaattaattacttataaaaacaaaagtatagtaccttgatttattatttaggtTCGAAAACGAGCTTGGAAATTAactaatgtaaattttttataagtatattttacatttatagtaaagtattaattattggcaaatgtatataataataaaatatgaactaaTAGAAATCTatttggaaatttttatttaaatatttccaaatttgaaataaatatttaaatatcacatGATTAAATTAACAATAGATGATTCtttagttttatataaaacagtTTATGCATTATAATTCactcgatattattttatttttaatcatttatatcttCGCGCGCTTAGTTTATCACTTTCTGGTAAAGTTTGAAATCAGCCAATCAAAATAGGTAACTACTGCATTCTATGTTTTTTCCCATCTAGTATCACAACTGCTCACGCGCATTTGAGTTATTGAGTCATATCAAgtcaaatatcaaaatatatacatatgtatatatgacatTAAATATGAGTTTTATAGTTAGctgtaacatttaaaaattattttatttaaagtatattacagtaattttataaatataatcgtatttgTATAAGTTGTCTTAGAAGCTAAAGAAATTTCGAACATTTGGAATTATTTAGTTTCCGGATGATCCGAGGACTTCATAAAGGtttgaaatattatgtttataatttacaattgtgtattatatatacattgtgttgtatatatacatattatcaattaaaaaatcagccttatgtattaattatatttcacatatatattttgtatattaattttgtttaagaTTTGTTGTAGAAAGGTACAAGAATTGTCATAATGATGCATAGAAGAGGTGGTAAAAGAATACGTATGGATGATCCGGTACCTCCAGAATATGAGGCACCTATGACACCCATGACTCCATCAAATGATAATACTGCTGATGCAAATGAATCATATTCTTCATATACATCCTATAATAATGTATCTCGAACACCAGTCCATAATCccacgtaaatacatatttataattgttaaaatagtATAAATGTACCAATAGTATTTTTacaatgatatttttgttttatatgttGGTTTTTCTAGGCCTGAGCATTATTCTTCTGAAAGTTATAGTTCTCCTGGCACATCACAACAACAATATCAAGAACAATCTACCAATTTTGATAATCAAGTGCAATTTGAACAACCAATGACACCTGCGACACCTGCTAATATGAGAATTACACGGAATACACGTGCCAGATTACGAggtatattttgtaattgtaaaaaaattagttATAAATAACATAGAAAGTTTAATTAACTTTTGTTTCCATACAACAATCAAGGAGGCTCTATACAACAACCAAAATACAAGGAAATTGACACAGATTTTATTCCAACAACTACTAGTAGAGGTCGAGGAGGTGGACGTGGCCGTGGAAGACGTATACATCATTCTCATAGTTTAGAGGATGAAGCTAGtctttattatgttattagaaataatcgtTCGTCCCTTACTGTATGTTAttcacaaattaattattaatatagaaagGACAATGTgtgtaatatttgtttaaagaaatattttgttggTAGACCATTGTGGACGATTGgatagaaaagtataaaagtaATAGAGAAAATGCACTTCTTATGTTAAtgcaattttttatcaatgcaAGTGGTTGTAAAGGACGTATTACTTCAGAAATGCAAGCAACTATGGAGCATGTAGCAATAATACGTAAAATGACTGAAGAGTTTgatgaagtatatatatttttatacattattattattattttttttttttttaccaaattattattaatgtatatataattcattataggAAAGTGGAGAGTATCCATTAATTATGACTGGACAACAATGGAAAAAATTTCGAGCAAATTTCTGTGAATTTGTACAAATATTAGTTCGACAGTGTCAATACTCCATTATTTATGATCAATTTTTGATGGACAATGTCATCTCATTATTAACAGGTTTATCTGACTCACAAGTAAGAGCATTTAGACACACAGCTACACTTGCTGGTATGTGTAACTTCAATGTATATTtaacttaataatatatatattatataataatataattaagcATAGCCGCAGCATGATAACTTTCACATATATccttaatatttatgaaaaatatatttatgagcTCAAATCATTTACAatatcatacatatttatatgcgtgttatatttattttaattataattttatatatgcttAGCTATGAAACTAATGACTGCTCTAGTAGATGTTGCTTTAACTGTCTCAATAAATTTGGATAATACTCAGCGACAATATGAAGCAGAGAGACAAAAAGCACGAGAAAAAAGAGCAGCAGACAGACTTGAATCTTTAATGgctaaacgaaaagaattagAAGAGAATATGgatgagataaaaaatatgctTACGTATATGTTTAAGTCCGTATttgtacatagatatagagatactTTACCAGAAATACGAGCAATTTGTATGGCAGAGATTGGAGTTTggatgaaaaaatttcatcaaaattttttGGATGATTCATACTTAAAATACATTGGTTAGTAGAAATTgagtataatttaataatatttaaaaatatctcatttttgtatttaatttttaggTTGGACGTTACATGATAAAGTTGGAGAAGTTCGATTAAAATGTCTTCAAGCATTGCAACCTTTATATGCTTCTGAAGAGTTAAAAACAAAGCTTGAATTATTTACTAGTAAATTTAAGGATAGAATTGTTGCTATGACATTAGATAAAGAATATGATGTAGCAGTGCAAGCTGTGAAACtagttatatctattttaaaacATCATAGAGAAATTCTTACAGATAAAGATTGTGAACATGTCTATGAACTTGTTTATTCATCTCATCGTGCTGTCGCACAAGCAGCAggagaatttttaaatgaacgtTTGTTCAGACCAGATGATGAAGCCATCGCTGGGGTAAAAACAAAACGTGGCAAGAAACGTTTACCAAATACTCCATTGATACGTGATCTTGtactattttttattgaatctGAACTTCATGAACATGGAGCATATCTAGTTGATTCTTTAATTGAAACTAATCAAATGATGAAAGATTGGGAATGTATGACAGATTTGTTGTTAGAAGAAGCTGGTCCTGAGGAAGAAGCATTAGATAATCAGAAAGAAACATCTCTTATTGAATTAATGGTTTGTTGTATAAAACAAGCAGCAACAGGTtagatacaattatataatttatcttttaatatatttatataaatttatattttataatcaataataattacttctATAAAAATAGGAGAAGCACCCGTTGGACGCGGTCCAACACGTAAAATTTTATCTGTAAAAGAATTGAAACAAGTACATGATGACAAACAACGATTAACGGAACATTTTATTCAAACATTGCCACATCTACTCGATAAATATAGAGCAGATCCAGAAAAATTAGCAAATCTGCTTGCTATTCCACAATATTTTGATTTggatatttatacaaaatcaCGTCAAGAGCAAAATTTAGATTCTTTATTAACCAAAATTCATGCAATTGTTGAAAAAATACATGATACCGAAGTTCTTGATACTGCAGCTAAAACTTTGGAAAATATGTGTGTTGATGGTCATGCAATCTTCACAAGGTACATTTAATGATTagaaagttttatattttataaaaaaataacatattgaAAACTTtcggaaataaattttacagaTGCGACGTGGCACGCTCAACTTTAATTGATTCTATTGTAAATAAGTATAAAGAGGCAATAGATgaatatagaaatttaatagaaggagatgaagaaccagatgaagatgaaatattcaatgttgttcaatcattaaaaaaagtatctatattttattcttgtcATAACATGAACCCTTGGGGAATATGGGATTCCTTATATAAAGACATTGAAGATGCAAAAGATCCttcaaagtattattttttacttgttGGATTTAACCAGTAAATAATCTttgattttatacaaaattccACTTTTTTCAGGTGTTTACCTCATGAAGCTGTGAAGTATTGTATTAGTGCATGTTTTTTCGCTATCTTATGGGGTCAACATCATTTGATGGAAGCTGCTGATTCAGGAAATCGTGGAGAAGATGAATGTCGTCAATTGAAGGAGCGCCTACATTCATTTATGGCTTCTATGCGTCATTTTGTTAGTAGTGATAATGGCACAGTGGTAAGTTTATTatcacatataatatttaattactaaAAGAAatactgtgtgtgtgtatgtgcgcgcgcgcgcgcgctgcatatatatatatatatatatatatatacaataaattaatattaaacagCCAACGCCGCCAATTCTAAGAGAGGAAGCGTATAATACGATATGTGATTTACTAGTAGTATTTTGTAATCAATTGGCTACTCAtcctaatatattaatgtctCAATTAGTATATGAACCCGACCAAGCAATGCAAAACATGCTTAATCGATTTATACAAGAATATGTTTTTTGTGAAGAGGAAGatggtaattatttatttatattactaaaGAATGTATAACTTTCTTCaatctaaaaaaattaatctttgtTATAATTACAGATGAACATGATGAGCATTCAAAGATCGAAGAATTACATAAAAGACGAAATTTTCTAGCTGGTTATTGTAAActtatcgtttataatatGATTCCAACAAAAGCAGCAGCTGATGTATTTAAgcattatgtaaaatattataatgattatggagatataataaaaactaccTTAGGTAAAGCCAGAGAcattaataaaacgaattgTGCTTTAACAATGCAGCacagtttaaatattttatataatgaaatcgtTATGGAAAAAGGCAAGGTTAATAGAAATAGCGAGGAGTTCATTGCAATTAAggtttgttttataataattgttactttatacatattaagaaataataaataaaaaaaaaagtttttattttaacatacaTTAACATATGacataataattgattatatttgaaaCTTTTAGGAATTGGCTAAACGATTTGCTTTATCATTTGGTTTGGATGCCGTCAAAAATCGCGAAGCAATTACAGCTTTACATAGAGCAGGAGTTTTATTTGCTATTACTCCTCCAGATGGTATAGAGCAAGATCCAACTGGTCCACCAcctaatctttctttcttagaaATTTTATCGGAATTTACAAACAAATTGTTAAAACAGGATAAACGCGTTGTGTAAgcattatttataacatattatttggtataaaatatttgtttttttttattgattaatctAATATTGTTGTGTTCTTTTCAGATTAAATTTCTTAGATAGAAGATTACAAGCTGGTATGCCTTCTTCACGAGGAGAAGATTGGCAACCattacttttatatagaaatagtcTTTTGCATGGAGAGACTGATCAAGTTCCAGTAACAAGTAAACGGGCATACACAAGACGTAAAAAGGATCATTTAGCCGGTCagttaaaattttatgtttttaaaatatatattatatatatttttaatacattagtaatatatacgatattatttattttgcagAGGAAGAAGATGCGGATGAAGCCGATGAAGGTTCCGATCATGAATTTTCAGGGTAAGTTAGGTGTATTTAAGATCTGTTTTAAATTTaagcattttttttatctttttctattgtaattattaataatgtagaaTCGAATGCAAATGCAACCAAttgctttttttaaataaaatagtaatcttttatgaattttcttaATCTTGTTAAATCACCATTGCAATAAAAAGGCTAACATTTCATTTAACagctttttaaatatactgattaattaacataatta encodes:
- the LOC124950882 gene encoding uncharacterized protein LOC124950882, encoding MNVFRIVSYVSHRAYSRKNVGIRSKLKILEAARSEVNLEELDFHDLDEFEAEFMNADKFHKNYEREVIKNRIKLKNQIVATKYFKKDKDPNFLTSVEKDQILKLHQSNPEEWTVEMLSKSFPALPNTIKKILKSNWSYKSVERILQYDATVINNWKLFKTGKLSVSPVLREHLAKFKDRNIVLPNRHLLAEKLIPPKSELPKPKSTFFTNIVQSYLDQNRSDQCNNKILQNNTEAITDTNLLNNTVNNNIISKNMLDKGNPMKQKILHKDNIALIGYNSVSSKKKITFDEFAKKELKKIYAKCPEEGITLLNAYKNQFKKLDNTFSDINDDIVQSEHIKTLKEKEVEEKKELIFSTSIQEEKLTSLKKSEPPQLVPTDKKDSKLDTYVKAWNKKIKEHEVYSRPIQIPQNIYQKGKTYRISDCYYDDDGEFLYRVPGVRN
- the LOC124950881 gene encoding cohesin subunit SA-2 isoform X2, whose product is MMHRRGGKRIRMDDPVPPEYEAPMTPMTPSNDNTADANESYSSYTSYNNVSRTPVHNPTPEHYSSESYSSPGTSQQQYQEQSTNFDNQVQFEQPMTPATPANMRITRNTRARLRGGSIQQPKYKEIDTDFIPTTTSRGRGGGRGRGRRIHHSHSLEDEASLYYVIRNNRSSLTTIVDDWIEKYKSNRENALLMLMQFFINASGCKGRITSEMQATMEHVAIIRKMTEEFDEESGEYPLIMTGQQWKKFRANFCEFVQILVRQCQYSIIYDQFLMDNVISLLTGLSDSQVRAFRHTATLAAMKLMTALVDVALTVSINLDNTQRQYEAERQKAREKRAADRLESLMAKRKELEENMDEIKNMLTYMFKSVFVHRYRDTLPEIRAICMAEIGVWMKKFHQNFLDDSYLKYIGWTLHDKVGEVRLKCLQALQPLYASEELKTKLELFTSKFKDRIVAMTLDKEYDVAVQAVKLVISILKHHREILTDKDCEHVYELVYSSHRAVAQAAGEFLNERLFRPDDEAIAGVKTKRGKKRLPNTPLIRDLVLFFIESELHEHGAYLVDSLIETNQMMKDWECMTDLLLEEAGPEEEALDNQKETSLIELMVCCIKQAATGEAPVGRGPTRKILSVKELKQVHDDKQRLTEHFIQTLPHLLDKYRADPEKLANLLAIPQYFDLDIYTKSRQEQNLDSLLTKIHAIVEKIHDTEVLDTAAKTLENMCVDGHAIFTRCDVARSTLIDSIVNKYKEAIDEYRNLIEGDEEPDEDEIFNVVQSLKKVSIFYSCHNMNPWGIWDSLYKDIEDAKDPSKCLPHEAVKYCISACFFAILWGQHHLMEAADSGNRGEDECRQLKERLHSFMASMRHFVSSDNGTVPTPPILREEAYNTICDLLVVFCNQLATHPNILMSQLVYEPDQAMQNMLNRFIQEYVFCEEEDDEHDEHSKIEELHKRRNFLAGYCKLIVYNMIPTKAAADVFKHYVKYYNDYGDIIKTTLGKARDINKTNCALTMQHSLNILYNEIVMEKGKVNRNSEEFIAIKELAKRFALSFGLDAVKNREAITALHRAGVLFAITPPDGIEQDPTGPPPNLSFLEILSEFTNKLLKQDKRVVLNFLDRRLQAGMPSSRGEDWQPLLLYRNSLLHGETDQVPVTSKRAYTRRKKDHLAEEEDADEADEGSDHEFSGKHKKKRGPRKSQLPVTKISITRGSKSNTYYETTESGLVQTSPASMAEDVSTSPSQDIDTRLKTLQIQSRPRRNQEHSEPRELRRTSRNSGRYIEGQYMESDSE
- the LOC124950881 gene encoding cohesin subunit SA-2 isoform X1, producing MMHRRGGKRIRMDDPVPPEYEAPMTPMTPSNDNTADANESYSSYTSYNNVSRTPVHNPTPEHYSSESYSSPGTSQQQYQEQSTNFDNQVQFEQPMTPATPANMRITRNTRARLRGGSIQQPKYKEIDTDFIPTTTSRGRGGGRGRGRRIHHSHSLEDEASLYYVIRNNRSSLTTIVDDWIEKYKSNRENALLMLMQFFINASGCKGRITSEMQATMEHVAIIRKMTEEFDEESGEYPLIMTGQQWKKFRANFCEFVQILVRQCQYSIIYDQFLMDNVISLLTGLSDSQVRAFRHTATLAAMKLMTALVDVALTVSINLDNTQRQYEAERQKAREKRAADRLESLMAKRKELEENMDEIKNMLTYMFKSVFVHRYRDTLPEIRAICMAEIGVWMKKFHQNFLDDSYLKYIGWTLHDKVGEVRLKCLQALQPLYASEELKTKLELFTSKFKDRIVAMTLDKEYDVAVQAVKLVISILKHHREILTDKDCEHVYELVYSSHRAVAQAAGEFLNERLFRPDDEAIAGVKTKRGKKRLPNTPLIRDLVLFFIESELHEHGAYLVDSLIETNQMMKDWECMTDLLLEEAGPEEEALDNQKETSLIELMVCCIKQAATGEAPVGRGPTRKILSVKELKQVHDDKQRLTEHFIQTLPHLLDKYRADPEKLANLLAIPQYFDLDIYTKSRQEQNLDSLLTKIHAIVEKIHDTEVLDTAAKTLENMCVDGHAIFTRCDVARSTLIDSIVNKYKEAIDEYRNLIEGDEEPDEDEIFNVVQSLKKVSIFYSCHNMNPWGIWDSLYKDIEDAKDPSKCLPHEAVKYCISACFFAILWGQHHLMEAADSGNRGEDECRQLKERLHSFMASMRHFVSSDNGTVPTPPILREEAYNTICDLLVVFCNQLATHPNILMSQLVYEPDQAMQNMLNRFIQEYVFCEEEDDEHDEHSKIEELHKRRNFLAGYCKLIVYNMIPTKAAADVFKHYVKYYNDYGDIIKTTLGKARDINKTNCALTMQHSLNILYNEIVMEKGKVNRNSEEFIAIKELAKRFALSFGLDAVKNREAITALHRAGVLFAITPPDGIEQDPTGPPPNLSFLEILSEFTNKLLKQDKRVVLNFLDRRLQAGMPSSRGEDWQPLLLYRNSLLHGETDQVPVTSKRAYTRRKKDHLAEEEDADEADEGSDHEFSGKHKKKRGPRKSQLPVTKISITRGSKSNTYYETTESGLVQTSPASMAEDVSTSPSQDIDTRLKTLQIQSRPRRNQEHSEPRELRRTSRNSGRYIEGQYMVSTKYVHNFNILQFYLFIIYIIMPLTP